In Heliangelus exortis chromosome 27, bHelExo1.hap1, whole genome shotgun sequence, the genomic window CTGGAAGTCATCATGTTCCACTCCAGCAGAGAAGAAGCTGGGCAGGCGCCGGGTGTTCAACCTCTGCAGGTCCTTATCCAGGCTGTGGAGAAGTGTGTGCAGGGCTGGTGAGGACTGCAGGGCTGCCAGGACAGGGATGCTTtccacagctgcagaggaaaaaaagcagcatttaaatACCCCCAGCAACACCTCTGCTTCTCCATTCTCTTCTCTTTTACAGACACAGAGTTGCCCAATGCTCTTCTGTTCTGCAGCCCCTCCAAAGTGGTTCTGGTGGgggttttaaaataattctgaccTCTTTTAGACCCCCACTACCCCCTCCATGtggtttctttctgctgcaaaaGTTTAAGAGGCACTTGTTACCTGCTGAGGGGTATCTGGGAGGTTTGTCCAGGAGGAAGCCTTCTCTGgtcagaagaggagaaaaaaactggGGGTAGGGAGGCAGAGtgtgacagctctgctggagcacGTGGGATGTGCTGTGGAAGGAAGGGGGTGAATGAAGTTACTCAGAACTCATCCTGCCTTCAGCTTCCAGGCACTGTTCCCCATTTCAAACCAACCTGAAGGCCCCAGGGAACACAGAGTGTAAATACTGCTGCAGGATCTGCTCTGTGCTCTCCCAGGTGTGGAGTGGAGAACGGGGCTGCTTCCCCTGACAGCTGCTGCAAAGAGAACCCATCTGTGGTTTTCCAGAGGACTTGGGCAGGATCAGTGACTCAGCTGCTTGGCTCTCAGGGCAGTAGTGTGGCACTaggcttatttttttatttttttttttgtcccccaAGAGAAGAACTGGGAATAACTTGTAAGAAGTCACTGCCATGGAGGGTGCCAGTGCTGGAGGGAAAAGTGCTGTTCAAATGCTGATTACCTGAGGTGACTTTCTTTGCAAATTCCTCGTAGCACAACAGACTGAGCAAAACAGCAGCTGACCTTTTGCTCCCTACATGAAGACAGAAGCTTCCAGGGCACCTCCTCCTCATAGGCACATAAAATATCAGGGAGTGAGGAGCCACGGAGGGCAGGAAAGGGAACGGAAGCCCCGGCAGCCACCACCTGCGAGGCAGAGAGGGGGTGAGAAATTCTCCAGCACGTTCCCCACGTCCTGTCTGTGCAAAGCAGGTTCAGGTAGAGCTGGAAGGatcagaagctgctgctctctctgcctGTACCTTTCTCCCAGAGAAGTTGAGGGTCTCAGCAAGGTGCAGCATGGAGCcctgagaggagcagagccGGTAAGGAGCAGTGAGGGTATCGAGTGCTGCTGCCAGAATGGCACTGCTGTGGTAGTTGAGTGATGCCTgtggaagggaaagaaataaaaaatggcaGGACATGTTAAATTAACCTGTTCTTCACTCAATGTTGTGTATTTAATATCAGCACGTTGTAAATTTTATATATGGTTTCAATTATTTCAGGGTTTGGATAAGCAGGTGTTTGCTGTTTGctaacagcagcagcttcttaGTGCTTAGATAAGGCTGGAGTTACATCCTCTGCCTGTGAACAATAACACAgcaaagtgggtttttttctcagtgctgaaACTGAAGGCAGTACCTCAAAAGAGAGGgactttaaaaaaggaaatgtggtATTATTTTTAAGCATATGAGAGAAGTATGTGAATAAAAAGTACCCAGGTCTCTGCCCTCagtgaaaaaagcagaagaaaaaatctttGCAGAACAGCAGCATTAACAAATATTGCTAAAAATACACACCTGGAGAGAGGGGTAAATCTGACCAAGCTGAAAGCTTAGAGATGCTGAGAAAACTGAGTTTGTTCAgctttgagaagaaaaggcttaGGGGTgaccttattacaatgttccagtacttaaggGGCAGCTCCAAAGGAGATGGAGACTCCTGATTTCcatggacaaggggcaatgggcacaagttgctcctggggagattcacACTgagcacaagaggaaaatttttcactttgaGGACAATCAGACCTTGGAGttgtctcccaggggaaggagTGGATTCCCCTACTTTGGAAAGTTTCACATCTCATAAAAAGAACATTAGAAGGGTTGGGCCAGGTggtctttgaggtcccttccaacctgtgATTCTCTGAAAGGCAACCAAGGTTGAGGCTTCTGCAAACCACTGCTGAGTACCTACATCATAGTGGATATATGGGAACATCacaggaggctgtggctggatTCCCAGGCTCCCACTGAGGGACAGGGGACAAAAGAGTGAGCTGTGACTGGAGAGGTGGACAATTCCCATGACTGTGTTCATCAGTCTGTAAAAATTCTTCTGGAAATCCTAGGGGGGAAGAAATCCAGGCCTTACAAAGCAAATAAGGAATGGTCCCATCTGTGTGAAAGCCTCCCCTGTCCCACTGTTCACTTACACCCCTGTTACTCATGACTGGAGTCAAACCCCAGGTGAGGATTCCTTTTCCTGAGTACTCATCACAGAGCAGTTCTGTCACCTTGGCACCAACTCCAGAGAATCCATTGTGGAGGTCACAGAGGACCTGAAATCCCTGTGTAAAATGATGGCAGCACCTCAGATGCTCCTTAACCTTGAAGGGGAAGTTTCTTGGAAGAAAAGGGAGTTTGGACTAAGCTGCCAAACCTGCAGATTATCACATTCTTCAACATAGAAGTGCAGCCTATCTTCCAGCTCCTCTATGCAGCCAGGATCCCGCAGGAGACTTTCACCCTGTCCAAAGGCTTCGAGACAACCACAGtccctaaggaaaaaaaaaaacaaaagaaaaacccaaacacgTGTGGGGGAAGAGCTTTATTCTCTCCCCTGTTAATTTCTCCTGTTCTGGACAACAGGTTCTGAACCAAACCACCAGGCTGTACCCATCATGCATGTACTGACGGATGACGTAGACACTTTTGGGGTGCAAGTGCACGTTGAGGTAATCGGACCAGACCCGGATGCTGCCAGCAGAGTGCAAATCCTGGGACACAGCGAGTCgtgaaggggctggagaactGCCTGGAACAAGACAGAGGTGAAGAACAACGAGCTTTTCAACTCCTGACATCCCCTCCAATGAAGAAGATTTTTATCTCATCTGATTTCTTAACCTGCTCTTTGCCTGATGCTTCTCTAAGCAAAGAAACATCCCATCACCTTCCTTATCCCTTATCCCACCATTTTCTCCTTATGCTTGGGCACTGACAACTTCTCCTATTGTCCAGCACCAGCCTGCTGGCACAGGGCTTGTTGTCCCTCTGGGGTCCCAGCAAGagaccaaaaccccaaaacggGACAGAGAACGCACACGCACCTTGGACGGCGGAGCTGGAACCTTCCTGCCCGTCAGAGGAAGCGTCTCCCTGGGGAAAGAGCCCGGCAGGATGCTCAGGGGCCGCTTTGCCTCCTCCCTCCACGTGTGACAGGGCGGGAGGTTCAAGCAGATGCAGTCACGGCGCTGAGCACCGGGCCCGGCGGGCTGGGGCAGCGCTCGGAACCGCGGAAACGCCCCCgttcccccccatcccctcctcaccATCCGCCGTCCCGCGTTCCGCGCTGCGGAGCCCCCGCCCGGGGCGCGCTCCAGGTAAGAGGCGACCGCTCCATCCCTGCAGAACAAACGGGCGGCAGCTGCCGGCGGCCCCGCGGACCCCCCCGAGCCCCGCTCGCCCGCACTCACCAGGACACCGGAGCCTCCGGGCCCGCCCCGCCGGTCCCCACCGCGCCCACGCCGCCTGAAAGAGAAATCGGTAACGGCGGGGCCGCCCCGCGCCCGCCCGCTGCCCCCGCCCCGGCTCCCGGTACCTTTCAGCTCCAGAGCCACCAGACGCGGGGTGTGGATCTCCCGGCCGCCCGGACCCCGCCCGGGCCGCAGCAGCACCGTGTGCCGGAGCTCGGAGGGTTCGGAGGGGCTGCGCAGTGCGGCGGCCTAAGGGGGAGCGGCTCAGGGCAGTGCGGGCCTCACACCCGCAAACCCACCCCGCTTCCCCGGCCCTCCTTCCCCGCAAAgtgtcccctgcagccctccccGCACCTGCAGCCCCCACCAGTGGGTCCCCACGCAGCCCGCGAACTGCCCGAGCTGCAGCGTCACCGCCTCCCCCGGCATCGCGCCCCGCACTCTCCCTCCGCCCACCCCGCGCCAAAGCGCGTGCGCGAACCGCACCCCGGGGCCGCAGAAACGGAACCGCGTCACACacgcagccccccccccccccccccatcctgaACAGGAGGACACGGACACAGACACCGACACCGACACCGCCGGGAGCCGCCTGCGCTCCGGCATTTATTGTGCTAGAGGGGTCCCGCCAGCCGGTCCAGCTGCCGCGGGTTGGAGCCGCTCAGGAACCGCAGCTCCTCTTTCCCGTCCTCCGTGTGCGCTGTAAGAGATGAGCGGCGTTAATGAGGGGGGGGAGCAGCCTCCTCCGGGACCCCCGCCCACCCACCCGGGCCGGTTCTGACCTTTCTCGTGCTGCAGCCACTTGCGGTCCAGGTAGTAACCGTAGCAGCTCTCGAACTCCCGCGGGCTGTAGTtggggacagggatagggacgAAAGGGTCCAGAGCGTCGAAGCcctcctggggaggaagggaggatggaAATGGAGCCGCCAGCCCAAGCAGagttcataaaatcatagactTGGTTTGGTTGGAAAACTTCAAGATCTGCAACTGGtagccaaggccaccactgacCCTCAGCACCATgagggctctgaaacccctccagggagtCTGAAATCCCTCCAAGGAGTCTGAAATCCCTCCAAGGGctctgaaatccctccagggagTCTGAAACCCCTCCAAGGAGTCTGAAACCCCTCCAAGGAGTCTGAAATCcctctagggatggtgattTCACCCCTGCTGGGGGCAGTTGGTTACAAGGAGAATAAAACCATGTGTGACCTGAGGAGGCTCTGAAGAAAAGTCTGCCCTGGGCATTATGGGGTTCTCTTGGATTCTCCAGGATTTCTCTTGGCTTCCCAGTGTGAAGGGTGGTGGGGGAAGAGGCCAGGACTCACCTTGCCCAGCAATTCCTGGGGCAAAtaggcagagctgggcttgaaGAGGGAACCTGTCTGGCTGAGGGTGGTCACAATGGCTCCTCCATTCTAAGGGAAAAGCAGATCAGAAACCCTGTGAGCTGCAGCCACAGAATTTGTGCAGTAGTCATGGACTGATGCTAAAAAAGTGTGaggtattttcttcttcaactTTATAGTTACTTTAATTCCAAAATTTCCAAAGTTCATTAACACAGGGAATACAGAGTTGGTGTTCCCAGTGCTGGCATTAAAATGTGTCATTCTTACAAATAAATGGCTTCCAGCTGCaacaactgaaataatttcaaaaggaCTTTCCAGTACACTTTCAAATCTCAAGACTACCCCCATTAGAGACCTCAGCACCCAGGGGATTGGAAAATAAGGAGCTGACCTGCTGGGGCAAAAAATTAAACAGGTTTTTTGTAGGAACTGAAAGTTGCTTCTGCATTTTGGGAATATCACACCCCAAGGTCCAGACTGAACTCACCCAATTGTTCCTCATCATCTTCCTCAGGTTGTACACGAGTGTCAGCTCCTCTGGAGAAACCTGGGGAAGATTGTCTTGTATCacttgtttttggtttttttttatcattttctgaGACATCAATTCCCCTCCCCTGCTTTAGACTGGAAGGATAATTTGCAACATTtaggtgcctttttttttctttgcttcaacTTAGCACTGTTGCATTCAGCCTCAGTAATGTCttgcatcactttttttttttttttttagcattttctaTCTGAGACATGAAGTCCCCTCCCCTGCTTTAGTCTGGAAGGACAATTTACATCATTtaggtgccttttttttctttgctttcaccTAGCACTGCTGCATTCAGCCTCAGTGATGTCACACAGAGAAACGCCAGACTCTGGAGGCATCTGTGCACTTCTCCCTGAGAACATCCTTCAGCAAAACCAATTTTGCAGGTCCCTTCAACTCAGAAATGAACAGAACACCCTCCCGTGCTCTCCCTTGCAGCAGGAATGCAGAAATATCACCAGAGAAGAAAACTCACAGGACTTTTGTCTTCCTTCTTGAGTGTAGTCCTTCCCCAGAGCGCGTTAACCCCGTCCACTGCCACGAGGAGTCGGAAGGAGCCGAGCTGActctgctgcttcagctctctcagcacAACCCCTACAGCATCACTGGCATTTTTCACACGAGTCAAACCCTTCAGGTAGACAAAGGCacagagctcagctcagctttCTTGTTAATATGTAATGCTGGCAACTTGGCACAGTTTTTACAGCCCTTGCTaagggggaagagaaaataagagtGGAAAAGTCCATTTGTGCCTTTCAAAGGAGCAATCTGGTCTGAGGTATCAAAGAAGTGGGACCCTTCAGATTGTAGTGTTTGCTTTTACCCAGGTTCTCTCCCACCTTCCTTTACAGATCCATCACCTCTCCCAAAACGTGGGTTTTTTTAGCCTTTTGTTGAAAGGGAAACACCTCCCATTTTCTAGAACTGTTATTCATACAGAGCAATTTGTTCCACATACACAAAGATGGGGTCTCCTCATAAAAGATGAGACAAAGCCACAGGCCCTTGTTCCTTACCTGTTCCACCACTTCACCCAATGGTCTGCCCTCCTCTGTGCTTTCCTGTTTGCCCCACACgtactttttttgtgttttgatcTGCAGTAAGAAAACTACAATTAAACTGGGAGCAAAGGCAGCCTGGTGAGTCTGGATGGCAGGATTCCTGGTTCTTTGCAGCAGTGCTACAAACTGGAGCAGAATCTAGAAGTACTCATTGCAAAGAGCCACCCCCACAGGGAAGGACTTGAAGTGCTGCTACTACTCCAAAAATTTAGTTCCAGTGAAGGGTGGGGTTGGTGGGCTTGAGAGCAACAGCAGGACATGCATTAATCCATGATGCATTCCTCAAAAATGAGCAAATCAAGGTGCTCAGTGAGAGGAATCAGTCCCTGAGAAATGATCCTGTGGGTAGTTCTTAGCCACTGACCAAAATAACCTGACAGGCTCCACACACCTCTTTTAGGAAGCGCTCATTTGAGGTTTTGAAGTTCTTGAGCCAGAAAGAGGCTTCTAAAGGCTGATCCAGTCGG contains:
- the MSTO1 gene encoding protein misato homolog 1 isoform X1; protein product: MPGEAVTLQLGQFAGCVGTHWWGLQAAALRSPSEPSELRHTVLLRPGRGPGGREIHTPRLVALELKGGVGAVGTGGAGPEAPVSWDGAVASYLERAPGGGSAARNAGRRMGDASSDGQEGSSSAVQGSSPAPSRLAVSQDLHSAGSIRVWSDYLNVHLHPKSVYVIRQYMHDGDCGCLEAFGQGESLLRDPGCIEELEDRLHFYVEECDNLQGFQVLCDLHNGFSGVGAKVTELLCDEYSGKGILTWGLTPVMSNRGDFQKNFYRLMNTVMGIVHLSSHSSLFCPLSLSGSLGIQPQPPVMFPYIHYDASLNYHSSAILAAALDTLTAPYRLCSSQGSMLHLAETLNFSGRKVVAAGASVPFPALRGSSLPDILCAYEEEVPWKLLSSCREQKVSCCFAQSVVLRGICKESHLSSCQGKQPRSPLHTWESTEQILQQYLHSVFPGAFSTSHVLQQSCHTLPPYPQFFSPLLTREGFLLDKPPRYPSAAVESIPVLAALQSSPALHTLLHSLDKDLQRLNTRRLPSFFSAGVEHDDFQETLEELRTLSQCYKTGFEADESEDEEDSD
- the MSTO1 gene encoding protein misato homolog 1 isoform X2; the protein is MPGEAVTLQLGQFAGCVGTHWWGLQAAALRSPSEPSELRHTVLLRPGRGPGGREIHTPRLVALELKGGVGAVGTGGAGPEAPVSWDGAVASYLERAPGGGSAARNAGRRMGDASSDGQEGSSSAVQGSSPAPSRLAVSQDLHSAGSIRVWSDYLNVHLHPKSVYVIRQYMHDGDCGCLEAFGQGESLLRDPGCIEELEDRLHFYVEECDNLQGFQVLCDLHNGFSGVGAKVTELLCDEYSGKGILTWGLTPVMSNRGDFQKNFYRLMNTVMGIVHLSSHSSLFCPLSLSGSLGIQPQPPVMFPYIHYDASLNYHSSAILAAALDTLTAPYRLCSSQGSMLHLAETLNFSGRKVVAAGASVPFPALRGSSLPDILCAYEEEVPWKLLSSCREQKVSCCFAQSVVLRGICKESHLSCQGKQPRSPLHTWESTEQILQQYLHSVFPGAFSTSHVLQQSCHTLPPYPQFFSPLLTREGFLLDKPPRYPSAAVESIPVLAALQSSPALHTLLHSLDKDLQRLNTRRLPSFFSAGVEHDDFQETLEELRTLSQCYKTGFEADESEDEEDSD
- the DAP3 gene encoding small ribosomal subunit protein mS29, producing MGAGKLEHGFALHAAAKDCLSSLATQDVQTLPERSRAVFYTSESDPAKHTEHHEGRHYSIPLEELKVVLPQGLPPRFQQQIKTFNEAFVMVRKPALELFTYLKSSNFAHPAVRYVIYGEKGTGKTMTLCHVVHYCARQGWLVLHIPDAHLWVKNCKELLQSSYNKDRLDQPLEASFWLKNFKTSNERFLKEIKTQKKYVWGKQESTEEGRPLGEVVEQGLTRVKNASDAVGVVLRELKQQSQLGSFRLLVAVDGVNALWGRTTLKKEDKSPVSPEELTLVYNLRKMMRNNWNGGAIVTTLSQTGSLFKPSSAYLPQELLGKEGFDALDPFVPIPVPNYSPREFESCYGYYLDRKWLQHEKAHTEDGKEELRFLSGSNPRQLDRLAGPL